One part of the Vogesella sp. LIG4 genome encodes these proteins:
- a CDS encoding sugar ABC transporter substrate-binding protein — protein sequence MKRITKLAGSLVFLSLTAAAMPASAAKIGVTMSAFDDNFLTVLRNGMKNYAESKKDVNVQFEDAQNDIGRQLSQIQNFIAQKVDAIVVNVVDTEVTPKITKMVAASGIPLVYVNRLPADRVLPAKVAFVGSNESESGTLQMKEVCRLMNGKGNIVVMMGDLANQAARQRTKDVEDVISTSSCKGIKIVEKQTAKWSRTDGRDLMMNWLSAGVKFDAVVSNNDEMALGAIQALKASKRLNGTVVAGVDATRDALTAMKAGELKVTVFQNAAGQGRGAIDTALKLVHGEKVQAMNYIPFELVTPGNLKNYEARN from the coding sequence ATGAAACGCATCACCAAGCTTGCAGGTTCCCTGGTTTTCCTGTCCCTGACCGCCGCTGCCATGCCGGCCTCCGCCGCCAAGATCGGCGTCACCATGTCCGCCTTCGACGACAACTTCCTCACCGTGCTGCGCAACGGCATGAAGAACTACGCCGAAAGCAAGAAGGACGTGAACGTGCAGTTTGAAGATGCGCAGAACGACATCGGCCGCCAGCTTTCCCAGATCCAGAACTTCATCGCCCAGAAAGTGGACGCCATCGTGGTGAACGTGGTGGACACCGAGGTCACCCCGAAGATCACCAAGATGGTGGCTGCGTCCGGTATCCCGCTGGTGTACGTGAACCGCCTGCCGGCCGACCGCGTGCTGCCGGCCAAGGTGGCTTTTGTTGGCTCCAATGAAAGCGAATCCGGCACCCTGCAGATGAAAGAGGTGTGCCGCCTGATGAACGGCAAGGGCAATATCGTGGTGATGATGGGCGACCTGGCCAACCAGGCAGCCCGCCAGCGCACCAAGGACGTGGAAGACGTGATCTCCACCTCGTCCTGCAAGGGCATCAAGATCGTGGAGAAGCAGACCGCCAAGTGGTCGCGTACCGATGGCCGTGACCTGATGATGAACTGGCTGAGCGCCGGGGTGAAATTCGACGCCGTGGTATCCAACAACGACGAAATGGCCCTGGGCGCCATCCAGGCGCTGAAAGCTTCCAAGCGCCTGAACGGCACCGTGGTGGCCGGCGTGGATGCCACCCGCGATGCACTGACCGCGATGAAGGCCGGCGAGCTGAAAGTGACCGTGTTCCAGAACGCTGCCGGCCAGGGCCGCGGCGCAATCGACACCGCGCTGAAGCTGGTGCATGGCGAGAAAGTGCAGGCGATGAACTACATTCCGTTCGAACTGGTTACCCCGGGCAACCTGAAGAACTACGAAGCTCGCAACTAA